One part of the Francisella adeliensis genome encodes these proteins:
- a CDS encoding glycerophosphodiester phosphodiesterase family protein: MNIDRFISHRGANTEYVENTIQSFQIAKDFGFKWFEIDVQMSLDGELFLFHDNDLKRLAGLDLKPTDLTIAQLKEIDVFHTASDTTDKIPTLKEYLDWAQQQGVYTNIELKISKKANIKYAENLVVAVINLLNEYEGINESIFISSFNKTAMKELKRYKKYKKGKLFEMISWPKDFDYLDTELYKRYKENNYLAIIINYDCLNRKRVQYLKNKFGKVFVFSVYTDYEVKKLLDWGVDAMFVDKKEQLKITL, from the coding sequence ATGAATATCGATCGGTTTATTTCTCACCGTGGCGCAAATACAGAATATGTTGAAAATACAATACAGTCTTTCCAAATAGCAAAAGATTTTGGGTTTAAGTGGTTTGAAATAGATGTTCAAATGAGTTTAGATGGAGAGCTTTTCTTATTTCATGATAATGATCTCAAAAGACTTGCAGGTTTAGATTTAAAACCAACTGATCTAACAATAGCACAGTTGAAAGAAATAGATGTTTTTCATACGGCATCAGATACAACAGATAAAATCCCAACATTAAAAGAATATTTGGATTGGGCACAGCAGCAAGGTGTTTATACAAACATAGAATTGAAGATTTCAAAAAAAGCTAATATTAAATATGCAGAAAATTTAGTTGTGGCAGTTATTAATCTTCTAAATGAATATGAGGGTATTAATGAAAGTATTTTCATTTCTAGCTTTAATAAAACTGCAATGAAAGAGCTTAAAAGATATAAGAAATATAAAAAAGGCAAGCTTTTTGAAATGATAAGTTGGCCAAAAGATTTTGATTACCTTGATACGGAACTTTATAAAAGATATAAAGAAAATAATTACCTTGCGATTATTATTAATTATGACTGTCTAAATAGAAAGAGGGTGCAGTACCTTAAAAACAAGTTTGGTAAAGTTTTTGTTTTTTCGGTTTACACGGATTATGAGGTGAAAAAACTTCTAGATTGGGGTGTGGATGCTATGTTTGTTGATAAAAAAGAACAGTTAAAAATTACTCTTTAA
- a CDS encoding competence/damage-inducible protein A: protein MKYDYGFIAIGDEITDGDITNTNTPEFAKTLIGKGFEVGFHLSCKDDLEDISESINFLEQSHKNIVIVGGLGPTEDDLTSQAVAKHYKTELVLDEKSWLILEKRMLDKYGKITHGTRKQALFPKGSKILKNITGTANGFEFTSNKNRKILVFPGPPRECIPMFENALESTQIKKQITRKSWNIYNIGESFLAEILEEIKLEYSFVTFKYRLDSGFIELKYFYPYNCPHSDSIIEKTEKLLKNYIKE from the coding sequence ATGAAATATGATTATGGATTTATCGCTATTGGTGATGAGATTACAGATGGTGATATAACAAATACTAACACTCCAGAATTTGCAAAGACTCTGATAGGAAAAGGCTTTGAGGTTGGGTTTCATCTATCTTGTAAAGATGACTTGGAAGATATTTCAGAGTCTATAAATTTTCTGGAGCAATCACATAAAAATATAGTTATAGTTGGTGGCCTTGGTCCAACAGAAGATGACTTAACATCTCAAGCAGTTGCTAAACACTATAAAACAGAACTAGTATTAGATGAAAAATCCTGGCTTATACTAGAAAAAAGAATGCTCGATAAATATGGAAAGATAACTCATGGCACTCGTAAACAAGCCTTATTCCCAAAAGGCTCTAAAATACTAAAAAACATAACTGGCACAGCAAACGGGTTTGAGTTTACAAGTAACAAGAATCGCAAAATCCTCGTATTCCCAGGTCCTCCCCGAGAATGCATCCCCATGTTTGAAAATGCGTTAGAATCCACACAAATTAAAAAACAAATAACTCGTAAAAGCTGGAATATTTATAATATTGGAGAGAGCTTTTTAGCCGAAATTCTTGAGGAAATAAAACTTGAGTACAGTTTTGTTACATTTAAGTATAGATTAGATAGTGGGTTTATAGAGCTAAAATACTTCTATCCTTACAATTGCCCACATAGTGATAGCATTATAGAAAAAACTGAAAAGCTATTGAAAAATTATATTAAAGAGTAA
- the pilB gene encoding type IV-A pilus assembly ATPase PilB, with amino-acid sequence MVNNPHICKKLASLLLHRKLITKEQLEEVSLDKAIVKEGFLNYIVDHEIIDSKKFMIESATLLRLQYIDLSTIAVKHLPIDLFEGDFCRKKYCLPLFIKKQVTYIAVANAIESQEIIRELRQKYNRPFTAIVAELNTLKEKIEEFDEYLKDEGKSNEESSLDDQMDNVDIDMEFVDEGDREGDALIGSGDDDEAPIIRFINNTIVDAIQKGASDIHFEPYEKNFRIRYRIDGLLIETFNTKKNLGPKVISRLKIMSSLDIAEKRIPQDGKFKISLSREKAIDFRVSTCPINFGEKVVLRIIDSSSTQIPIEALGFSEHQKKIYLKAINEPQGMVLVTGPTGSGKTVTLYTGINILNKPERNISTAEDPVELAVSGINQVSVNNKQGLTFAAALKSFLRQDPDIIMVGEIRDIETGSIGIKASQTGHLVMSTLHTNSAPETLNRLVDMGLPRYNIATSVTLIIAQRLTRKLCQKCKLEDTDTQFSMLIDDSGMTEEILSTFETTMSKIKKAKIYKPNPKGCPRCFKGYKGRVGLYEVMPVSREIAKMILEDKNTMEIAQQAQKENVASVRQSALVRVAEGLTSMAEAYRIS; translated from the coding sequence ATGGTCAATAATCCCCATATATGTAAAAAGCTTGCCTCTTTATTATTGCACCGTAAGTTAATTACAAAAGAGCAGTTAGAAGAAGTCAGCTTGGACAAAGCTATAGTTAAAGAAGGCTTTTTAAATTATATAGTAGATCACGAGATCATAGACAGCAAAAAGTTTATGATTGAGTCTGCAACTCTTCTGCGTTTACAATACATAGATCTTTCGACAATTGCCGTAAAACACCTGCCAATAGATTTATTTGAAGGTGATTTTTGTAGAAAAAAATATTGCTTACCACTTTTCATAAAAAAACAAGTTACATATATTGCTGTAGCAAATGCCATTGAAAGCCAAGAAATCATACGAGAGTTAAGGCAAAAATATAACCGACCTTTTACCGCAATTGTTGCTGAATTGAACACACTCAAAGAAAAAATAGAAGAGTTTGATGAATACTTAAAAGATGAAGGCAAAAGCAATGAAGAATCATCTCTTGACGATCAAATGGATAATGTTGATATCGACATGGAATTTGTTGATGAAGGTGATCGTGAAGGTGATGCTCTAATTGGTAGTGGCGATGACGATGAAGCACCAATTATCAGATTTATTAACAACACTATTGTTGATGCCATTCAAAAAGGAGCTTCGGATATACACTTTGAACCTTATGAGAAAAACTTTCGCATAAGATATCGTATAGATGGACTTTTAATAGAAACTTTTAATACTAAAAAAAACTTAGGACCAAAAGTAATCTCACGTTTAAAGATTATGTCTTCGTTAGATATCGCAGAAAAAAGAATTCCTCAAGATGGTAAATTCAAAATTTCACTCTCTAGAGAAAAAGCTATCGACTTTCGTGTAAGTACTTGCCCCATTAACTTCGGTGAAAAAGTTGTACTGCGTATCATTGATTCAAGCTCTACTCAGATACCTATTGAAGCTTTAGGTTTTTCTGAACACCAAAAAAAAATCTATCTTAAAGCAATCAATGAACCTCAAGGAATGGTATTAGTTACCGGGCCCACAGGTTCAGGTAAAACTGTTACACTATATACGGGGATAAACATTCTTAATAAGCCTGAAAGAAATATTTCCACAGCGGAAGATCCTGTCGAGCTAGCTGTTAGTGGTATAAATCAGGTGAGTGTAAACAACAAGCAAGGTTTGACTTTTGCTGCCGCATTAAAATCATTCTTAAGACAAGATCCAGATATAATCATGGTTGGTGAGATCAGGGATATCGAAACTGGATCTATTGGTATTAAAGCATCTCAAACAGGTCACTTAGTTATGTCAACGCTACATACAAACAGTGCTCCAGAAACACTAAATAGACTAGTGGATATGGGTTTGCCAAGATATAATATTGCTACTTCTGTGACCTTAATTATAGCGCAACGACTAACCCGTAAACTTTGCCAAAAATGTAAGCTAGAAGACACGGACACTCAATTTAGTATGCTAATTGATGATAGCGGTATGACTGAAGAAATATTATCCACTTTTGAAACTACAATGAGTAAAATCAAAAAAGCAAAAATTTATAAGCCCAATCCTAAGGGTTGTCCTCGTTGCTTTAAAGGCTATAAAGGCCGTGTGGGTTTATATGAAGTAATGCCCGTATCAAGAGAGATTGCTAAGATGATCTTAGAAGATAAAAATACAATGGAAATAGCCCAGCAAGCTCAAAAAGAAAATGTTG